Proteins encoded in a region of the Nitrospira sp. genome:
- a CDS encoding YgiT-type zinc finger protein, which produces MFHCHVCGKTESRQELVSEVFDIDGRPVRVEQIPATICAHCGEPVFSRDTTERVRRMVHGEAKPIKSIQMDVFAYR; this is translated from the coding sequence ATGTTTCACTGTCATGTGTGCGGGAAGACCGAGAGCCGTCAGGAACTTGTGAGCGAGGTTTTTGATATCGATGGCAGGCCCGTGCGGGTTGAGCAGATCCCCGCAACCATCTGCGCTCATTGTGGCGAACCGGTGTTCAGTCGGGACACCACGGAACGAGTTCGTCGCATGGTGCACGGCGAGGCTAAGCCGATCAAGTCCATTCAGATGGACGTGTTCGCCTACCGGTAA
- the mtnP gene encoding S-methyl-5'-thioadenosine phosphorylase codes for MKRKRQDERVTVGVIGGSGLYDIEGLTSARSIRVRTPFGAPSDAITVGLLDGIQVAFLSRHGRGHLLNPSGINYRANIFALKSLGVSHVISISAVGSMKESIHPGDVVVPDQFLDLTKRRVSTFFDNGVVAHVAFGEPICAELGQALLAAGERVGAKLHRSGTYLCMEGPQFSTKAESRLYRQWGVDVIGMTNMPEAKLAREAELCYATLALVTDYDCWHETEEAVTVEAVLGTLHRNVALAKQILRVVVPSFVDPRDCPCHRALDNAILTAPNRIPTAVRKKLAVLIDRALAPKKGVR; via the coding sequence ATGAAGAGAAAAAGACAGGATGAGCGGGTGACCGTCGGGGTGATCGGAGGAAGCGGACTGTATGATATTGAAGGGCTCACTTCCGCTCGGTCCATCCGAGTCCGGACACCCTTCGGGGCTCCTTCCGATGCGATCACCGTCGGCTTGCTTGACGGAATTCAAGTCGCATTTCTTTCACGGCATGGGCGGGGGCATTTGTTGAATCCGAGCGGGATCAACTACCGCGCAAACATTTTCGCGCTCAAGTCTCTGGGGGTGTCTCATGTGATTTCGATCAGTGCGGTCGGCAGCATGAAGGAATCAATTCACCCGGGCGACGTCGTTGTGCCTGACCAGTTCCTCGACCTCACAAAGCGGCGCGTCTCGACATTTTTTGACAACGGAGTCGTGGCGCATGTCGCCTTCGGCGAGCCGATTTGTGCCGAACTGGGACAGGCTCTCCTGGCGGCTGGGGAACGGGTCGGCGCCAAGTTGCATCGCAGCGGGACCTATCTCTGCATGGAGGGGCCGCAGTTTTCGACGAAAGCGGAATCACGACTCTACCGGCAATGGGGCGTCGATGTGATCGGCATGACCAACATGCCGGAAGCGAAACTGGCGCGTGAGGCGGAGCTCTGTTACGCGACCTTGGCGCTGGTGACCGATTATGACTGCTGGCATGAAACGGAAGAGGCGGTCACGGTGGAAGCGGTATTGGGGACGCTTCATCGTAACGTGGCTCTAGCCAAACAGATACTCCGCGTGGTGGTGCCGTCCTTCGTCGATCCGAGAGACTGCCCCTGTCATCGGGCATTGGACAATGCCATTCTGACGGCGCCGAACCGAATTCCTACAGCTGTTCGGAAGAAGCTCGCCGTGCTTATTGACCGTGCGCTGGCACCGAAGAAAGGAGTCCGTTAG
- the miaA gene encoding tRNA (adenosine(37)-N6)-dimethylallyltransferase MiaA: protein MRSDQWLHYRPLVVLLGPTAVGKSRIAVQVAKYLETDVLAADSRQVYCGMDIGTDKPTVEERQAVSHRLIDLVDPSEMFNAGWYRRVAMVEIERLYSAGRLPFVVGGTGLYIRTLVRGLCPAPQADPHVRADLKKSRDERGRDGLYAELLRVDPETAARLHPNDESKVMRALEVFRLSGRPLSTMQAEHGFQETPFSSLLIGLERRKETLYRRIEERIDWQLTHGMVEETRLLLGQGYGRELGSMKGLGYRQVGAYLANECDYAEMVRRFKRDTRRFAKRQMTWFRSEAGVVWLSIEDSEPYERTAERVIALIDQFVGDLGQQKQPAALQPAS, encoded by the coding sequence ATGCGATCAGATCAGTGGCTCCACTACCGTCCCCTCGTCGTGCTGCTCGGTCCGACGGCCGTCGGTAAAAGTCGGATTGCAGTACAAGTGGCCAAATACCTTGAGACGGACGTGCTGGCGGCGGATTCCCGTCAAGTGTATTGCGGGATGGACATTGGAACGGATAAGCCGACCGTCGAGGAGCGTCAGGCGGTGTCGCACCGTCTTATCGATTTGGTCGACCCCAGCGAAATGTTCAACGCCGGTTGGTATCGGCGAGTCGCGATGGTGGAAATCGAACGCTTATACAGTGCGGGGCGGTTGCCTTTCGTGGTGGGTGGAACCGGGTTGTATATCCGAACCTTGGTGAGAGGGTTGTGTCCAGCGCCCCAGGCTGATCCTCACGTGAGAGCAGACCTCAAGAAATCGAGAGACGAGCGGGGACGAGATGGTCTCTATGCAGAGCTGCTGCGCGTTGATCCTGAAACGGCAGCACGGTTGCATCCGAATGATGAATCCAAGGTCATGCGGGCGTTAGAAGTCTTTCGGCTATCCGGGCGCCCACTGTCGACCATGCAGGCCGAACACGGGTTTCAGGAGACTCCATTTTCCTCTCTTCTGATTGGCCTTGAGCGAAGGAAAGAGACCCTGTATCGAAGGATTGAAGAACGAATCGATTGGCAGCTGACTCATGGGATGGTAGAAGAGACTCGATTATTGCTCGGCCAGGGATACGGGCGCGAGCTCGGTTCGATGAAAGGTCTCGGCTATCGCCAGGTCGGAGCCTATTTGGCGAATGAGTGCGATTACGCCGAAATGGTGCGTCGGTTCAAGCGCGACACGAGACGTTTTGCGAAACGGCAGATGACCTGGTTTCGAAGTGAAGCGGGAGTTGTGTGGTTGTCGATCGAGGACAGCGAGCCCTATGAGCGGACGGCGGAACGAGTAATCGCACTCATCGATCAATTTGTGGGGGATCTTGGACAACAGAAACAGCCTGCGGCGTTGCAGCCGGCCTCTTAG
- a CDS encoding PIN domain-containing protein produces MGSFLPDTSVMVATVCTWHEHHERAITEMERRLAERESLVIATPTLIEAYAVLTRLPPPHRLSPKDAIALIETSFLNVGTLVGLDNKAFRPLLREAADHDIAGGRTYDWVIAACARAARVKTLLTFNARDFVSFRLDDIEIRTP; encoded by the coding sequence ATGGGTAGTTTTCTCCCCGACACCAGCGTCATGGTCGCCACGGTGTGCACCTGGCATGAGCACCATGAGCGAGCCATTACGGAAATGGAGCGCCGACTTGCGGAGCGGGAATCTCTGGTCATCGCCACGCCAACTCTGATCGAGGCCTACGCAGTACTCACCAGACTCCCGCCGCCCCATCGACTGTCGCCGAAGGACGCGATCGCTCTGATCGAGACCAGCTTTCTTAACGTCGGAACACTCGTGGGCTTGGACAACAAAGCCTTTCGGCCGCTGCTCCGAGAGGCTGCCGACCACGACATAGCAGGCGGTCGGACCTATGATTGGGTGATCGCCGCTTGCGCTAGGGCCGCGCGAGTGAAGACCTTACTCACCTTCAATGCGCGGGACTTTGTGAGCTTTCGCCTGGACGACATCGAAATTCGTACCCCTTAA
- a CDS encoding c-type cytochrome has protein sequence MGYLSKFLGVTAAVVFLSVAVVGAEEKDPLKPRVPPDQAADAKALKNPVASSPESIAKGKALYEGKGTCFNCHGKAGDGQGEAGKILNPSPRDFTNCKFHKKRKDGELFWVIKNGSAGTGMVSLIPAAITEEEAWAIINYERSFCKAE, from the coding sequence ATGGGGTATCTGTCCAAGTTTTTAGGGGTCACTGCAGCAGTTGTATTTCTCTCGGTCGCAGTGGTTGGGGCTGAAGAAAAAGATCCTTTGAAGCCTCGTGTTCCGCCCGATCAAGCAGCGGACGCAAAAGCTCTGAAGAATCCGGTCGCTTCCAGCCCGGAGAGCATCGCCAAAGGCAAGGCGCTTTACGAAGGGAAGGGCACCTGCTTCAATTGTCATGGCAAGGCCGGAGATGGCCAGGGCGAAGCCGGGAAGATCCTGAACCCAAGCCCACGGGATTTCACCAATTGCAAGTTCCACAAGAAACGGAAGGATGGCGAACTTTTCTGGGTCATTAAGAACGGCAGCGCCGGAACGGGCATGGTTTCCTTGATCCCCGCCGCGATCACGGAAGAAGAAGCCTGGGCGATCATCAACTATGAACGGAGCTTCTGTAAGGCCGAGTAG
- a CDS encoding Do family serine endopeptidase: MANWSQQATKILLGSGLIVWALSGSGCVSSASAAGVPPAWAQGFSDIVKKTTPAVVNIAVTGGGEGSRRRGGVPPGPFGAPPPGDEPGGGELPTPPPIPHGPPTPHGRPDQSAGSGVILDSNGFIVTNNHVVEGATQITVTLSDRREFSAKVVGTDPKTDLAVVKIDAKDLPSLRWAEYEKLQVGDLVLAVGSPFGLSSTVTLGIISALGRGNVGIADYEDFIQTDAAINPGNSGGALVNMNGDLIGINTAIFSRTGGSEGIGFAIPSSIALDIVESLQKTGKVVRGWMGVAIQEITPALAKSFKLPEQRKGVLISDVNENGPSHAAGVKRGDVVVAFNGKEVQSVSQLRNLVARTVVGKDAQIKVLREGKEQLLVVKVAERPSDEILAKKEPAPPKESGETMKLPDNVLASLRVQTLDNALMSQLNISAKTAGVVITSVESGGPAEAAGLQRGDVIQEVNHEPIKTLGDYQKAAEKIKKDELAVLLVNRQGNSLFVAINPK; encoded by the coding sequence ATGGCAAACTGGAGTCAGCAAGCGACGAAGATCCTTCTCGGCAGCGGACTAATTGTATGGGCTCTATCCGGCAGTGGATGCGTGTCATCCGCATCAGCTGCAGGGGTCCCTCCAGCATGGGCTCAAGGCTTTTCGGATATCGTGAAAAAAACCACCCCGGCCGTTGTGAATATCGCGGTGACGGGTGGGGGAGAAGGGAGCCGGAGGCGAGGAGGGGTTCCTCCCGGTCCATTCGGGGCCCCTCCTCCGGGGGATGAGCCGGGAGGAGGAGAATTGCCGACCCCTCCGCCGATTCCGCATGGTCCACCCACGCCGCATGGCCGCCCTGATCAGAGTGCGGGATCCGGAGTCATCTTGGATTCCAATGGGTTCATCGTGACCAATAATCACGTCGTAGAGGGAGCCACTCAGATTACTGTGACCCTCAGCGATCGGCGCGAGTTTTCGGCGAAGGTGGTGGGTACAGATCCGAAGACGGATTTGGCGGTCGTCAAGATTGACGCCAAGGATCTGCCGTCGCTGCGGTGGGCTGAGTACGAAAAGTTACAGGTGGGTGATCTTGTGCTGGCGGTTGGAAGCCCGTTTGGCCTGAGTTCGACCGTCACGCTCGGCATCATCAGCGCCCTTGGGCGTGGGAATGTCGGAATAGCCGACTACGAAGATTTCATTCAGACCGACGCGGCGATCAATCCCGGAAATTCGGGCGGGGCTCTCGTCAACATGAATGGAGATCTGATCGGTATCAATACCGCGATCTTCTCGCGAACCGGGGGATCGGAAGGGATCGGGTTTGCGATTCCCAGCAGCATCGCTCTCGACATCGTGGAGAGTCTGCAGAAAACGGGCAAGGTCGTACGCGGATGGATGGGCGTCGCGATCCAGGAAATTACGCCGGCCTTGGCGAAATCGTTCAAACTTCCAGAGCAGCGGAAAGGTGTGTTGATCAGCGATGTCAATGAAAATGGCCCTTCCCATGCCGCCGGCGTAAAGCGAGGCGATGTGGTCGTGGCATTTAACGGTAAGGAGGTTCAAAGCGTCAGCCAGCTGCGCAACCTTGTCGCAAGAACGGTGGTGGGAAAAGACGCCCAGATCAAAGTCTTGCGCGAAGGCAAGGAACAACTGCTCGTCGTGAAGGTGGCCGAACGCCCGTCGGATGAAATACTGGCAAAGAAAGAACCGGCGCCGCCGAAGGAGTCGGGAGAAACGATGAAACTTCCTGACAATGTGCTCGCGTCATTGCGTGTCCAGACGCTGGATAACGCGTTGATGAGCCAGTTGAACATTTCCGCGAAGACGGCCGGAGTGGTCATCACGTCGGTCGAGTCTGGTGGACCGGCAGAGGCAGCCGGACTCCAGCGTGGCGACGTGATCCAAGAGGTCAATCACGAGCCGATCAAGACGCTCGGCGATTATCAAAAGGCCGCGGAAAAGATCAAGAAAGACGAACTTGCGGTGCTGTTGGTCAATCGACAAGGAAACAGCCTGTTTGTGGCGATTAATCCGAAGTAG
- a CDS encoding caspase family protein, with product MFLGNPLNRRGQAAGAWIGCALLVLAACVKHLEFPPLGEPLPASAKLEIPPSIQALTIRYSDSCGQLQDIPLGDRLQEALREGIHQTFKTTFDEGTSDTATPDYVIQVDRVDSSFDLNKEALYDRAPAVLQLNAIARIHDRTGALLHQTDIKIARRERLRLEQLSKNCNYIIEPFIRDAAIDFATHVSLYARQVVAGQPPSSSVEPNPMPIEGLSSSGSAPSGTPYPPASTASNLRFKATLLDENSNLIFEAGEHVRVRVDVVNTGSQLIENATASLTGTSAVIERFPTTRLKIPPLPPGQTKSLEFMATLPVTVQAVQAEIHVTVVETGGAAAPPQTLSLTIQPAGAGTDNVHPIPAPALGFHQPLTYLVSIGVGAYRDPKLSPRRYAPTDAETVAAYFQSLGGVPPSNIRLLQDQEALRADINKALSWWLPLHAAKNAVVIVYFSGQAMVTPAGDILLTPYDGNAADFARLYPLNEIESVFTKLKAKHVIFLFDGMVSRLPDNAKIKTASPRWELGGDNALGLIGGEDFTKGLEDDQHRHSLFTYYLLRGLRGEADTNRNGTVTLGELAGYVRQKVAWAAKSQFNEEQRPLLFPSLKPDDAAASLVLTALPSLSSSEMP from the coding sequence TTGTTTCTAGGAAACCCGCTCAATCGCAGAGGGCAAGCGGCAGGGGCATGGATCGGATGTGCGCTCCTCGTTCTTGCCGCTTGCGTCAAACACCTGGAATTTCCACCGCTGGGGGAGCCGTTACCCGCCAGTGCCAAGCTGGAAATTCCCCCATCGATCCAAGCCCTGACGATTCGCTACAGCGATTCCTGTGGACAGCTCCAGGATATTCCGCTGGGAGATCGACTGCAGGAGGCCTTACGGGAAGGAATTCATCAAACGTTCAAGACCACGTTTGACGAAGGCACCAGTGACACCGCCACACCCGACTATGTCATTCAAGTTGACCGGGTCGATTCGTCCTTTGACTTGAATAAGGAGGCACTGTACGACCGAGCCCCTGCCGTCCTACAGCTCAACGCAATCGCTCGTATCCACGATCGAACGGGAGCGTTGCTCCACCAAACGGACATCAAGATTGCCCGTCGGGAACGGTTGCGACTCGAACAGCTCTCGAAGAACTGCAACTACATCATCGAACCATTCATCCGCGACGCCGCCATCGATTTTGCGACACATGTCTCTCTGTATGCCCGGCAAGTTGTAGCCGGCCAGCCTCCCTCATCTTCGGTCGAACCGAATCCCATGCCGATAGAGGGTTTGAGCTCTTCAGGATCGGCACCCTCAGGAACCCCATATCCTCCTGCCTCCACTGCTTCGAACCTTCGATTCAAGGCAACGCTCCTCGACGAGAACAGCAATCTGATTTTTGAAGCAGGCGAGCATGTGCGGGTACGTGTGGATGTCGTCAATACAGGGTCACAGCTGATTGAAAACGCTACCGCCTCGCTCACCGGAACTTCGGCGGTCATCGAACGGTTCCCCACGACCCGCTTGAAGATCCCGCCTCTGCCGCCCGGCCAAACAAAATCCCTGGAATTCATGGCGACGTTGCCCGTGACTGTCCAGGCAGTACAGGCCGAGATTCATGTCACCGTGGTTGAGACAGGAGGAGCCGCGGCGCCGCCCCAAACCCTCTCGTTGACCATTCAGCCGGCCGGTGCCGGTACGGACAACGTGCACCCAATTCCCGCGCCGGCGCTGGGTTTTCACCAGCCTCTGACCTACCTTGTCTCTATTGGGGTCGGCGCCTATCGCGATCCCAAGCTCTCACCCCGCCGCTACGCCCCGACGGATGCGGAGACCGTCGCCGCCTATTTTCAGTCGCTCGGTGGCGTACCCCCGTCCAACATCCGGCTGTTGCAAGATCAGGAGGCGCTCCGTGCCGATATCAACAAGGCGTTGTCCTGGTGGCTCCCATTGCATGCGGCCAAGAATGCCGTCGTAATCGTCTATTTTTCAGGACAGGCGATGGTGACACCAGCCGGCGACATCTTGCTGACCCCTTATGACGGCAATGCTGCGGACTTTGCCAGACTCTACCCGCTCAATGAGATTGAGTCAGTCTTCACCAAGCTCAAGGCCAAACATGTCATCTTCTTGTTTGACGGCATGGTGTCCAGACTTCCAGACAATGCCAAGATCAAGACCGCTTCACCCCGTTGGGAACTTGGGGGAGACAATGCGCTCGGGCTGATCGGAGGCGAGGACTTTACGAAGGGACTGGAAGACGACCAGCACCGCCACAGTCTGTTTACCTACTACCTCTTGAGAGGACTCCGAGGAGAGGCTGATACCAACCGGAACGGGACAGTCACCCTCGGTGAACTCGCCGGCTACGTGCGTCAGAAAGTCGCCTGGGCAGCGAAGTCTCAGTTCAATGAAGAGCAACGGCCATTGCTCTTTCCCTCGCTCAAACCGGACGACGCGGCCGCCTCGCTCGTCCTGACCGCGCTGCCTTCGCTCAGCTCTTCCGAAATGCCCTAA
- a CDS encoding DUF2269 family protein, producing MSYSLLRYAHLIGLMLIGSGLIGVWISDMRSRNVRDLIRFAEAVRSIVVFYDGVVVPGAIILFISGAWMTAEVWGGWGFMQHPWLAGMIVLFVLEFVEGNTVTRLYFMRLRRLTGEALNHGGVTPDLTRARQEQVPTFTHFLDLPMLLLIVSLGAIRPNTWTQFIVGAICALAVATALTIWIPRLYPWVPPTYDKPN from the coding sequence ATGAGCTACTCTTTACTGCGTTATGCCCACTTGATCGGCTTGATGCTGATCGGGTCTGGATTAATCGGTGTCTGGATCTCGGATATGCGTTCACGGAACGTGCGCGACCTTATTCGCTTCGCGGAAGCCGTTCGGAGCATCGTGGTCTTCTATGATGGCGTCGTGGTGCCTGGTGCCATCATTCTGTTTATATCAGGCGCGTGGATGACGGCGGAAGTCTGGGGCGGGTGGGGATTCATGCAGCATCCGTGGCTGGCGGGGATGATCGTGCTGTTCGTGCTGGAATTCGTCGAAGGGAACACCGTGACGCGGCTCTACTTCATGCGACTCCGTCGCCTGACGGGTGAGGCGTTGAATCACGGAGGCGTGACGCCGGACCTCACTCGTGCTCGACAAGAGCAGGTGCCGACGTTCACCCATTTCTTGGACCTTCCCATGCTCTTGCTCATTGTGTCGCTTGGGGCCATCCGGCCCAACACCTGGACTCAATTTATTGTCGGTGCGATCTGTGCGCTGGCCGTTGCGACGGCACTGACCATCTGGATTCCTCGCCTCTATCCGTGGGTCCCGCCGACATACGACAAGCCGAACTAG
- a CDS encoding PfkB family carbohydrate kinase: protein MGKLLVVGSVALDTVKTPFGEGTEILGGSATYFSTAASFFTSVALIAVVGDDFPHQHIAFLKNRGIDLTGLERRPGATFRWKGEYTHQLNEAHTLDTQLNVFETFRPQIPEAYRAPDVLFLGNIHPELQLDVLHKVKRPALVACDTMNFWINGQREALWKVLEKVDILIINDGEARALGQDSNLVKVAKLVLSRGPKHLIVKRGEYGVLMFNEKQIFGAPAFPLEDVRDPTGAGDTFAGGFLGYLAATGNRSPEAMRQAIIFGSVMASFTVESFSLDRLRILDYKEIQARFVEFKRLTHFEDVQ, encoded by the coding sequence ATGGGGAAACTGTTGGTCGTGGGATCGGTTGCACTCGATACGGTCAAAACCCCTTTCGGTGAAGGAACCGAGATTCTTGGAGGGTCGGCCACCTATTTCTCAACGGCGGCCAGCTTCTTCACGTCGGTCGCACTCATTGCCGTGGTTGGAGATGATTTTCCCCACCAGCATATCGCGTTTCTCAAAAACCGTGGGATTGATCTCACCGGTCTGGAACGCCGCCCAGGGGCGACCTTTCGCTGGAAGGGGGAATACACGCACCAATTGAACGAGGCGCATACCTTGGATACGCAGCTCAATGTGTTCGAAACGTTTCGCCCTCAGATCCCGGAGGCCTATCGTGCGCCGGACGTGCTGTTCCTGGGCAACATCCATCCGGAGCTTCAGCTCGATGTTCTGCACAAGGTGAAACGTCCCGCATTGGTAGCCTGCGACACGATGAATTTCTGGATCAACGGCCAGCGCGAGGCGCTTTGGAAGGTGTTGGAGAAGGTGGACATTCTGATCATCAACGACGGTGAGGCGCGCGCACTCGGACAGGATTCCAACCTGGTAAAAGTGGCGAAGCTCGTGCTTTCACGAGGACCCAAGCATCTCATCGTCAAGCGGGGCGAGTATGGCGTGCTCATGTTCAACGAAAAGCAGATTTTCGGCGCGCCGGCTTTTCCGCTCGAAGACGTCCGCGATCCGACCGGTGCCGGAGATACCTTCGCCGGGGGATTTCTGGGCTACTTGGCGGCGACAGGAAACCGGTCTCCGGAGGCCATGAGACAGGCCATCATCTTTGGAAGCGTGATGGCGTCATTTACCGTAGAATCCTTTAGTCTTGACCGATTGCGCATCCTGGATTACAAAGAGATTCAGGCTCGGTTCGTCGAGTTTAAGCGGCTCACGCATTTTGAGGATGTTCAATGA
- a CDS encoding tetratricopeptide repeat protein yields the protein MTMRDRRFHRRPEYHLLVCVGLISTLGGCANDKEVLQKSQGYYQEGVASLPGDRQKAFVSFQKSVQLNPANKEARYALGHVYALQGKLSYAEEQFRAAIKIDETYSEAHTYLGQVLANQDRWDEAIQSYQQALANPLYPTPDLARYHLGRALAHQGDLQGSMEALEDAASASPPSVPPAMTHLELGRVYYKLGYTNRARETLKKVATLDKGGELAEAAAALLARLK from the coding sequence ATGACCATGCGCGATCGGCGGTTCCATCGGCGGCCAGAATACCATCTCCTGGTGTGTGTAGGACTCATAAGTACGTTGGGAGGGTGTGCGAACGACAAGGAAGTGCTGCAAAAATCGCAAGGGTATTATCAGGAGGGTGTCGCCAGCCTCCCTGGGGATCGCCAAAAGGCTTTTGTCTCGTTCCAGAAGTCAGTCCAGTTGAATCCGGCCAATAAGGAGGCGCGGTACGCACTGGGACATGTGTACGCGCTGCAGGGCAAGTTGTCCTACGCGGAAGAGCAATTCCGCGCGGCGATCAAAATCGATGAAACCTATTCTGAAGCGCATACGTATCTGGGGCAAGTTCTGGCCAATCAGGATCGGTGGGACGAGGCGATCCAATCCTATCAGCAGGCCCTGGCGAATCCCCTCTATCCGACGCCGGACTTGGCTCGATATCATCTCGGTCGCGCACTGGCACACCAGGGCGATCTTCAGGGTTCGATGGAGGCGCTGGAAGATGCGGCGTCCGCAAGCCCACCAAGTGTTCCGCCTGCAATGACTCATCTTGAGCTTGGTCGGGTGTATTATAAATTGGGTTATACGAACAGAGCCCGGGAAACTTTGAAGAAGGTGGCCACCTTGGATAAAGGTGGAGAGCTGGCGGAAGCGGCAGCGGCACTCTTGGCGCGATTGAAGTAG
- a CDS encoding AbrB/MazE/SpoVT family DNA-binding domain-containing protein, with amino-acid sequence MNGKINTMKTTIDAAGRLVIPKELRREAGLQPGSELEIRWRQGLIEIEPAPLPVKLKKRGRFLVAMPDQPTEQLTSETVERTRRQLTRERAVS; translated from the coding sequence ATGAATGGTAAAATCAATACCATGAAAACCACCATCGATGCTGCCGGTCGTTTGGTGATTCCCAAGGAACTACGACGGGAAGCCGGACTACAGCCAGGCAGCGAGCTGGAGATTCGTTGGCGGCAGGGACTGATTGAAATCGAGCCGGCACCGCTTCCCGTCAAGCTGAAGAAACGTGGCCGGTTCCTTGTCGCGATGCCAGATCAGCCGACCGAGCAACTCACAAGCGAGACCGTCGAGCGGACACGCCGGCAGCTCACTCGCGAAAGAGCAGTCTCCTAG
- a CDS encoding DUF4115 domain-containing protein, with product MESVGEFFRQVRETKGLTVDEVASKTRIRTDFVKALEDGNFAKLPDQVFAKGFVRSYARSLGLDEEDAIHRFIQSAGSFYEKQDERERLKVRQIEEDRKRQSNRKAVTIAISIAVLTLIFLLSREQSSVFRRGAPEQGPATKRTTQAAKEVPASTARDPERTAGVPKPTETPAGSAKATEAPPRQEPITPAGAASRSEPETVSTASTAAPGSDGPLAGIGLNATERFGDGQLVLDLEATELSWVVVQIDNGSPQESLLRPGEKAHWKGQDQFILTLGNAGGVKAELNGKPQKPFGPSGKVARDIVLKR from the coding sequence ATGGAGTCAGTCGGCGAATTCTTCAGGCAAGTCCGAGAGACCAAAGGGTTGACCGTTGATGAGGTGGCGTCGAAAACCCGCATTCGCACGGATTTCGTTAAGGCACTTGAGGACGGTAATTTCGCCAAGTTACCCGACCAAGTCTTCGCCAAGGGGTTTGTACGTTCCTACGCCCGATCGCTGGGCTTGGATGAAGAAGATGCGATTCACCGCTTTATCCAATCGGCGGGTTCCTTTTACGAGAAACAGGACGAGCGTGAACGGCTCAAGGTGCGACAGATTGAAGAAGACCGGAAGCGTCAGTCCAATCGGAAAGCGGTGACGATCGCGATCAGTATCGCCGTACTGACGCTGATCTTTCTTCTCAGTCGAGAGCAGTCGTCGGTCTTTCGGCGTGGGGCTCCTGAACAAGGGCCTGCGACGAAACGCACGACCCAAGCGGCGAAAGAGGTTCCGGCCTCAACGGCCCGTGATCCTGAACGTACGGCAGGGGTTCCGAAGCCCACCGAAACACCCGCCGGATCGGCAAAGGCGACCGAGGCCCCACCGCGACAGGAACCTATCACACCTGCAGGCGCAGCCTCTCGATCAGAGCCGGAAACGGTTTCTACAGCGTCGACGGCCGCTCCCGGTAGTGATGGTCCGTTAGCTGGCATCGGCCTGAACGCAACGGAGCGTTTTGGGGACGGTCAGTTGGTGTTAGACTTGGAAGCGACGGAATTGAGCTGGGTCGTCGTGCAGATCGATAACGGGAGTCCTCAGGAGTCGTTGTTACGACCAGGCGAAAAAGCCCATTGGAAGGGACAGGACCAATTCATCTTGACCCTTGGAAACGCCGGAGGAGTGAAGGCCGAGTTAAACGGCAAACCGCAAAAGCCGTTCGGACCGAGCGGCAAAGTTGCCCGCGACATTGTTCTGAAACGATAG